From a region of the Prevotella melaninogenica genome:
- the rpoC gene encoding DNA-directed RNA polymerase subunit beta', translating into MAFKKDNKVKSNFSKITIGLASPEEILENSFGEVTKPETINYRTYKPERDGLFCERIFGPTKDYECACGKYKRIRYKGIVCDRCGVEVTEKKVRRERAGHIELVVPVAHIWYFRSLPNKIGYLLGMPTKKLDAVIYYEKYVVIQPGVVEGMKNADTDEDLNGSHKFDLLSEDEYLDILDNKLPEGNERLDDSDPSKFIAKMGAEAIYDLLTGIDLDRLAGELRDRATTDSSQQRKTEALKRLQVVEGFRQSIGVNNPEWMIMKIIPVTPPELRPLVPLDGGRFATSDLNDLYRRVIIRNNRLKRLMEIKAPEVILRNEKRMLQEAVDSLFDNSRKSSAVKSESNRPLKSLSDSLKGKQGRFRQNLLGKRVDYSARSVIVVGPELKMGECGLPKLMAAELYKPFIIRKLIERGIVKTVKSAKKIVDRREPVIWDILENVMKGHPVMLNRAPTLHRLGIQAFQPKLIEGKAIQLHPLACTAFNADFDGDQMAVHLPLSNEAVLETQVLMLQSHNILNPANGAPITVPSQDMVLGLYYITKIRPGAKGEGLTFYGSEEAIIAYNEKKCDLHSQVKVIVDDLVDGKLQKRMVETSVGRVIVNQIIPTEIGFFNGIISKKSLRGLIADVIKAVGMARACEFLDGIKNLGYRMAYVAGLSFNLDDIIVPDEKTDIVGKGQSEVDQVKANYEMGFITDKERYNQVIDAWTHVNNNLKQAVMKHMTEADQGFNAVYMMLDSGARGSADQIAQLAGMRGLMAKPQKAGAEGAQIIENPIISNFKEGMSVLEYFIASHGARKGLADTAMKTADAGYLTRRLVDVSHDVIINEEDCGSLRGLECRALKNGDETIASLYERILGRVSVHDVINPTTGDIIVAAGEEITEAKAQAIEDSPIEMVEIRSVLTCESKKGVCKKCYGRNLASARMVQMGEAVGVIAAQAIGEPGTQLTLRTFHAGGVAGNAAANATITAKSDAKIEFEELRTVPFVDENDKECEMVVSRLAEIRFVDPNTGIVLLTDNVPYGSSLYFKSGDTVKKGDMICKWDPFNAVIVSEYAGVLRLHDVIEGVTYKAETDDATGLTERIIIDSRDKTKLPTVDIVKVGAKKGADGLYAASDILGTYNLPVGGHLEQVLLDGAEIKTGMTLVKIPRSVGGAGDITGGLPRVTELFEARNPSNPAVVSEIDGEITMGKVKRGNREIIVTSKTGEQRKYLVSLSKQILVQEHDAVRAGTPLSDGIITPADILSIMGPTAVQEYIVNEVQDVYRLQGVKINDKHFEIIVRQMMRKVRIDDPGDTTFLEQELVDKLDFAEENDRIWGKKVVTDPGDSENCYKGQILSVRKLRDENSSLKRRDLKLVQVRDAVQATATQILQGITRAALGTKSFMSAASFQETTKVLNEAALRGKSDNLEGMKENVICGHLIPAGTGLRQWQKLVVGSQEEHERMEANKKNVLDFAKQEAEATQE; encoded by the coding sequence ATGGCTTTTAAGAAAGATAATAAAGTAAAGAGTAATTTCAGCAAGATTACTATCGGACTGGCTTCACCTGAGGAGATTCTTGAGAACTCTTTTGGTGAGGTAACCAAGCCAGAGACTATCAACTATCGTACCTATAAACCAGAACGTGATGGTTTGTTCTGCGAGCGTATCTTCGGTCCAACAAAGGATTACGAGTGTGCCTGCGGTAAGTACAAGCGTATCCGTTATAAGGGTATTGTCTGCGATCGTTGTGGTGTTGAGGTAACTGAGAAGAAGGTGCGTCGTGAGCGTGCTGGACATATTGAATTGGTTGTCCCTGTTGCTCATATCTGGTATTTCCGTAGTCTTCCTAACAAGATTGGTTACCTTCTCGGTATGCCAACAAAGAAGCTTGATGCTGTTATTTACTATGAGAAATATGTTGTCATCCAGCCGGGTGTCGTAGAGGGTATGAAGAATGCCGATACAGATGAGGATTTGAATGGTTCTCATAAGTTCGACCTTCTTTCTGAAGATGAATATCTCGATATCCTTGATAATAAACTCCCAGAGGGTAATGAGCGTTTGGATGATTCTGATCCAAGCAAGTTCATTGCTAAGATGGGTGCAGAGGCTATTTATGACCTCCTCACAGGCATTGACCTTGATCGTTTGGCAGGTGAATTGCGTGACCGTGCAACAACTGACTCAAGTCAGCAGCGTAAGACAGAAGCTTTGAAGCGTCTGCAGGTTGTAGAGGGCTTTCGTCAGTCAATCGGTGTGAATAATCCAGAATGGATGATCATGAAGATTATCCCTGTTACTCCACCAGAGCTTCGTCCATTGGTTCCATTGGATGGAGGACGTTTCGCAACATCTGACCTTAATGACCTCTATCGTCGTGTTATCATCCGTAACAATCGTTTGAAGCGTTTGATGGAGATTAAGGCTCCTGAGGTTATTCTGCGTAATGAGAAGCGTATGCTCCAGGAAGCTGTTGACTCACTTTTCGATAACAGCCGTAAGTCTTCTGCCGTAAAGAGTGAGAGCAATCGTCCATTGAAGTCACTCTCTGACTCTCTGAAGGGTAAGCAGGGACGTTTCCGTCAGAACCTCCTCGGTAAGCGTGTTGACTATTCTGCGCGTTCAGTAATCGTCGTTGGTCCAGAGTTGAAGATGGGTGAGTGTGGTCTGCCTAAGTTGATGGCAGCAGAGCTTTACAAGCCATTCATTATTCGTAAGCTCATAGAGCGTGGTATTGTGAAGACTGTAAAGAGTGCTAAGAAGATTGTAGACCGTCGTGAGCCAGTAATTTGGGATATCCTTGAGAATGTAATGAAGGGTCACCCAGTTATGTTGAACCGTGCCCCGACACTTCACCGTCTTGGTATTCAGGCATTCCAACCTAAACTTATTGAAGGTAAGGCTATTCAGTTGCATCCATTGGCATGTACAGCGTTCAATGCTGACTTCGATGGTGACCAGATGGCTGTTCACCTCCCATTGAGTAATGAGGCTGTGTTGGAGACACAGGTATTGATGCTTCAGAGCCATAACATCCTTAATCCAGCTAATGGTGCACCTATCACCGTTCCTTCACAGGATATGGTGCTTGGTCTCTACTATATTACAAAGATTCGTCCAGGTGCTAAGGGAGAAGGTCTTACATTCTACGGCTCAGAGGAAGCTATTATCGCTTACAATGAGAAGAAGTGTGACCTCCACTCACAGGTAAAGGTAATCGTTGATGACCTCGTTGATGGTAAACTCCAGAAGCGTATGGTTGAGACATCAGTTGGTCGTGTAATTGTTAATCAGATTATCCCAACTGAGATTGGATTCTTCAATGGTATTATCTCTAAGAAATCACTTCGTGGTCTTATCGCTGACGTTATTAAGGCAGTTGGTATGGCTCGTGCTTGTGAGTTCCTTGATGGTATCAAGAACCTTGGTTACCGTATGGCATATGTTGCAGGTCTTTCCTTTAACCTCGATGATATCATTGTTCCTGATGAGAAAACTGATATCGTAGGTAAGGGTCAGAGTGAGGTAGACCAGGTGAAGGCTAACTATGAAATGGGTTTCATCACTGACAAGGAGCGTTACAATCAGGTAATTGATGCGTGGACACACGTAAACAATAACCTTAAGCAGGCCGTTATGAAGCACATGACAGAGGCTGACCAGGGTTTCAATGCTGTATATATGATGCTTGACTCTGGTGCCCGTGGTTCTGCTGACCAGATTGCACAGCTTGCTGGTATGCGTGGTCTTATGGCTAAGCCACAGAAGGCAGGTGCTGAAGGTGCTCAGATTATTGAGAACCCAATTATCTCTAACTTTAAGGAGGGTATGTCTGTGTTGGAGTACTTTATTGCTTCTCACGGTGCTCGTAAGGGTCTTGCCGATACGGCTATGAAGACTGCCGATGCAGGATACTTGACACGTCGTCTTGTTGACGTTTCTCATGATGTTATCATCAATGAGGAGGATTGTGGTTCACTCCGTGGTCTTGAGTGTCGTGCCTTGAAGAATGGTGATGAGACAATTGCAAGCCTCTATGAGCGTATCTTGGGTCGTGTGTCTGTTCATGATGTTATCAATCCTACAACTGGTGATATTATTGTTGCTGCAGGTGAGGAGATTACAGAGGCAAAGGCACAGGCTATTGAAGATTCACCAATTGAGATGGTAGAAATCCGTTCTGTACTTACTTGTGAGAGCAAGAAGGGTGTATGTAAGAAGTGTTACGGACGTAACCTCGCTTCTGCACGTATGGTACAGATGGGAGAGGCTGTTGGTGTCATTGCTGCACAAGCTATTGGTGAACCTGGTACACAGCTTACTCTTCGTACGTTCCACGCTGGTGGTGTGGCTGGTAATGCTGCGGCTAATGCAACTATTACAGCTAAGAGTGATGCAAAGATTGAGTTTGAGGAACTTCGTACCGTACCATTCGTTGATGAGAATGACAAGGAGTGTGAGATGGTTGTTAGCCGTTTGGCTGAAATTCGCTTTGTAGATCCTAACACTGGTATTGTACTCCTTACAGATAATGTTCCTTATGGTAGTTCTCTTTACTTTAAGTCAGGGGATACTGTCAAGAAGGGTGATATGATTTGTAAGTGGGACCCATTCAATGCTGTTATTGTTAGTGAATATGCAGGTGTTCTCCGCCTACATGACGTTATAGAGGGCGTTACTTATAAGGCAGAAACCGATGATGCTACAGGTCTTACAGAGCGTATCATTATCGATTCACGTGATAAGACAAAACTCCCTACTGTTGATATTGTCAAAGTTGGTGCTAAGAAGGGTGCTGATGGTCTTTATGCGGCATCTGATATCCTTGGTACATATAACCTCCCTGTAGGTGGTCACTTGGAGCAGGTACTTCTTGATGGTGCTGAGATTAAGACGGGTATGACACTCGTTAAGATTCCACGTTCTGTCGGTGGTGCTGGTGATATTACTGGTGGTCTTCCACGTGTTACTGAGCTCTTTGAGGCTCGTAACCCATCTAACCCTGCTGTCGTATCTGAAATTGATGGTGAGATTACTATGGGTAAGGTCAAGCGTGGTAACCGTGAGATTATCGTGACTTCTAAGACAGGTGAACAGCGTAAGTATCTTGTTAGTCTGTCTAAGCAGATTCTTGTGCAAGAGCATGATGCTGTTCGTGCTGGTACTCCATTGTCTGATGGTATCATCACACCTGCTGATATCTTGTCTATCATGGGTCCAACAGCTGTTCAAGAGTATATTGTTAATGAGGTTCAGGACGTATATCGTTTGCAGGGTGTGAAGATTAATGATAAGCACTTTGAGATTATCGTTCGTCAGATGATGCGCAAGGTACGTATCGACGATCCTGGAGATACTACATTCCTCGAGCAAGAACTTGTTGACAAACTCGACTTTGCTGAGGAGAATGATCGTATCTGGGGCAAGAAGGTTGTTACCGATCCAGGTGATTCTGAGAACTGCTATAAGGGTCAGATTCTCTCTGTACGTAAGTTACGTGATGAGAACTCAAGCCTTAAGCGTCGTGACCTCAAACTCGTTCAGGTGCGTGATGCCGTTCAGGCAACTGCTACCCAGATTCTTCAGGGTATCACACGTGCTGCCCTCGGTACGAAGAGCTTCATGAGTGCTGCTTCTTTCCAGGAGACAACTAAGGTGCTCAACGAGGCTGCTCTCCGTGGTAAGAGTGATAACCTTGAGGGTATGAAGGAGAATGTTATCTGTGGTCACCTCATTCCTGCCGGTACTGGTCTTCGTCAGTGGCAGAAACTCGTTGTTGGTTCGCAAGAAGAACACGAGCGTATGGAGGCTAACAAGAAGAATGTTCTTGACTTTGCTAAGCAAGAGGCAGAGGCTACACAGGAGTAA
- the rpoB gene encoding DNA-directed RNA polymerase subunit beta, which yields MALENKPRVNFASVKNPYPYPDFLDVQLKSFRDFLQLDTPPEERKNDGLYKVFAENFPITDTRNNFVLEFLDYYVDPPRYSIDECLERGLTYSVPLKAKMKLYCTDPDHEDFGTFIQDVFLGTIPYMTSNGTFVINGAERVVVSQLHRSPGVFFGQGVHANGTVLYSARIIPFKGSWIEFATDINNVMYAYIDRKKKLPVTTMLRAIGYETDRDILQIFDLCEEVKVNKKNMKAAIGRKIAGNVMKSWTEDFVDEDTGEVVSIERNEVVVERETIITEENVDQILDSSVSSILLHKDEDAASKYSIIFNTLAKDPSHSEIEAVNYIYRQLRNADAADDASAREVFQNLFFSDKRYDLGEVGRYRINKKLNLETDMDVRVLTKDDIIEIIKYLISLINSNATVDDIDHLSNRRVRTVGEQLANQFSIGLARMNRTIRERMNVRDSEVFQPTDLINAKTISSVINSFFGTNPLSQFMDQTNPLAEVTHKRRLSALGPGGLSRERAGFEVRDVHYTHYGRLCPIESPEGPNIGLISSLCMYAKINDLGFIVTPYRRVKDAKVDMDNKDVVFLTAEEEEEQIIGQGNAPLNADGTFIRDVVKCRQDADYPVVTPDSVALIDVSPQQIASVSAGLIPFLEHDDGHRALMGCNMMRQAVPLLHNDAPIVGTGLEKQVCEDSRTMVTAEGDGVIEYVDATTIRILYDRTDDEEFVSFEPALKEYRIPKFRRTNQNMVVDLRPICDKGQRVKKGDILTEGYATENGELALGRNLVVAYMPWKGYNYEDAIVISERMVREDVLTSVHVDEYSLEVRETKRGVEEFTADIPNVSEEATKDLDDNGIIRIGARVEPGDIMIGKISPKGESDPSPEEKLLRAIFGDKAGDVKDSSLKANPSLSGVVIDKKLFSRAIKTRESKRQDKNILAKIDEEQEAKINDLKDLLVDKLLELTEDKVSEGVKDYSDAEIITKGSKFTVAALKNLDYEGIQSNGWTDDEHTNLLIQKLIMNFIRKYKQMDAEMKRKKFAITIGDELPSGVLQMAKVYIAKKRKIQVGDKLAGRHGNKGIVSKVVRTEDMPFLEDGSPVDLVLNPMGVPSRMNLGQIFEAILGAAGRKLGVKFATPIFDGAKLSDLKEWTDKAGLPNLCSTYIYDGETGEKFDQPATVGITYFLKLGHMVEDKMHARSIGPYSLITQQPLGGKAQFGGQRFGEMEVWAIEAFGASHVLQEILTIKSDDVVGRSKAYEAIVKGEPMPTPGIPESLNVLLHELRGLGLSVKLD from the coding sequence ATGGCATTAGAAAATAAACCCAGAGTAAATTTCGCCAGCGTTAAGAATCCGTATCCATATCCGGATTTCCTCGATGTGCAGTTGAAGTCTTTCCGTGACTTCCTACAGCTGGATACTCCGCCTGAGGAACGCAAGAATGACGGTTTGTATAAGGTGTTCGCAGAGAACTTCCCTATTACCGATACGCGTAATAATTTCGTCCTTGAGTTCCTGGATTACTATGTTGACCCACCAAGATATTCTATTGATGAATGTTTGGAGCGTGGTTTGACATACAGTGTACCTTTGAAGGCTAAGATGAAGCTGTATTGTACTGACCCAGATCATGAGGATTTCGGTACATTTATTCAAGATGTATTCTTGGGAACAATTCCTTACATGACCAGCAATGGTACTTTTGTTATCAATGGTGCTGAGCGTGTTGTTGTTTCTCAGTTACATCGTTCTCCGGGTGTATTCTTTGGTCAGGGTGTTCATGCTAATGGTACTGTTCTTTATAGTGCACGTATTATCCCATTCAAGGGTTCATGGATAGAGTTTGCTACTGACATTAACAATGTCATGTATGCTTATATTGACCGTAAGAAAAAGTTGCCTGTAACCACAATGCTTCGTGCTATTGGTTATGAGACGGACCGTGATATTCTTCAGATTTTTGATCTTTGCGAAGAGGTAAAGGTGAATAAGAAGAATATGAAGGCAGCTATCGGTCGTAAGATTGCTGGTAATGTCATGAAGTCTTGGACTGAAGACTTCGTTGATGAGGATACAGGTGAGGTTGTATCTATAGAACGTAATGAGGTTGTTGTTGAGCGTGAGACTATCATCACAGAAGAAAATGTTGATCAGATTCTCGATAGCTCAGTTTCTTCAATCTTGCTACATAAGGATGAGGATGCTGCAAGTAAGTACTCTATCATCTTCAACACACTTGCCAAAGATCCAAGCCACTCAGAGATTGAGGCAGTAAATTATATTTATCGTCAGTTGCGTAATGCAGATGCTGCTGATGATGCAAGTGCACGTGAGGTGTTCCAAAACCTTTTCTTCTCAGACAAGCGTTATGACTTGGGTGAGGTTGGCCGTTACCGAATCAACAAAAAGTTGAATTTGGAAACGGATATGGATGTACGTGTACTGACAAAGGACGATATCATTGAGATTATTAAGTATCTTATCAGCCTTATCAATTCAAATGCTACGGTTGATGATATTGACCACTTGTCAAATCGTCGTGTTCGTACTGTAGGAGAGCAGTTGGCTAACCAGTTCTCTATCGGTCTTGCACGTATGAATCGTACTATCCGTGAGCGTATGAACGTTCGTGACAGCGAAGTGTTCCAGCCAACGGATTTGATTAATGCAAAGACTATATCAAGCGTCATTAACTCATTCTTTGGAACTAACCCATTGAGTCAGTTTATGGACCAGACCAACCCATTGGCAGAGGTAACTCATAAGCGTCGTCTTTCGGCTCTTGGTCCTGGTGGTCTGTCTCGTGAGCGTGCAGGTTTCGAGGTTCGTGACGTTCACTATACCCATTATGGTCGTCTTTGTCCTATTGAGTCTCCTGAAGGTCCTAACATCGGATTGATTTCATCACTCTGTATGTATGCTAAGATTAATGATCTTGGCTTTATCGTTACACCATATCGTCGTGTGAAGGATGCTAAGGTGGACATGGATAATAAGGATGTAGTCTTCTTGACAGCAGAGGAGGAAGAAGAGCAGATTATCGGACAGGGTAATGCACCATTGAATGCAGATGGTACATTTATCCGTGATGTTGTTAAGTGTCGTCAGGATGCTGATTATCCAGTAGTTACTCCAGACTCTGTTGCTCTTATCGACGTATCTCCACAGCAGATTGCATCTGTGTCAGCAGGTTTGATTCCATTCTTGGAGCATGATGACGGTCACCGTGCGTTGATGGGATGTAACATGATGCGTCAGGCAGTTCCTTTGCTTCATAATGATGCACCTATTGTTGGTACAGGTCTTGAGAAGCAGGTATGTGAGGACTCACGTACTATGGTTACTGCAGAGGGTGATGGTGTTATCGAGTATGTTGATGCTACAACAATCCGCATTCTCTATGATCGTACAGATGATGAGGAGTTTGTAAGTTTCGAGCCTGCTCTTAAAGAGTATCGCATTCCTAAGTTCCGTCGTACTAACCAGAACATGGTTGTAGACCTTCGTCCAATTTGTGATAAGGGTCAGCGTGTGAAGAAGGGTGATATCCTTACAGAGGGTTATGCAACAGAGAACGGTGAGTTGGCATTAGGTCGTAACCTTGTTGTGGCTTACATGCCTTGGAAGGGTTACAACTATGAGGATGCTATCGTTATTTCTGAGCGCATGGTTCGTGAGGATGTATTGACCTCTGTTCATGTTGATGAGTATTCTCTCGAAGTTCGCGAAACTAAGCGTGGTGTTGAGGAGTTTACTGCTGATATTCCTAACGTAAGCGAGGAAGCTACTAAGGATCTTGACGATAATGGTATTATCCGTATTGGTGCTCGTGTTGAGCCAGGTGATATCATGATTGGTAAGATTTCACCTAAGGGTGAAAGCGATCCTTCTCCAGAAGAGAAACTTCTCCGTGCTATCTTCGGTGACAAGGCTGGTGATGTTAAGGATTCTTCTTTGAAGGCTAATCCATCATTGAGCGGTGTTGTTATTGATAAGAAACTCTTTAGCCGTGCTATTAAGACACGTGAGAGTAAGCGTCAAGATAAGAATATTCTTGCTAAGATTGATGAGGAGCAGGAGGCAAAGATTAATGACTTGAAGGACCTCTTGGTTGACAAGTTGCTCGAACTGACAGAGGATAAGGTTTCAGAGGGTGTTAAGGACTACTCTGATGCTGAGATTATCACTAAGGGAAGCAAGTTCACTGTTGCTGCATTGAAGAACCTCGATTATGAGGGAATCCAATCAAATGGCTGGACTGATGATGAGCACACCAACCTTCTGATTCAGAAGTTGATTATGAACTTCATCCGCAAGTACAAGCAGATGGATGCTGAGATGAAGCGTAAGAAGTTTGCTATCACTATTGGTGATGAACTTCCATCAGGCGTATTGCAGATGGCTAAGGTTTACATTGCTAAGAAGCGTAAGATTCAGGTGGGTGATAAGCTTGCAGGTCGTCATGGTAACAAGGGTATCGTATCAAAGGTTGTACGTACAGAAGATATGCCATTCCTTGAGGATGGTAGTCCTGTAGACTTGGTACTGAACCCAATGGGTGTGCCTTCACGTATGAACCTTGGTCAGATTTTCGAGGCTATCCTTGGTGCTGCAGGTCGTAAGTTGGGTGTTAAGTTTGCTACTCCTATCTTCGATGGTGCTAAGCTCTCTGATTTGAAGGAGTGGACAGATAAGGCAGGTCTGCCAAATCTCTGTTCAACCTATATCTATGATGGTGAAACCGGTGAGAAGTTCGACCAGCCAGCTACAGTGGGTATCACTTACTTCTTGAAGTTGGGTCACATGGTTGAGGATAAGATGCATGCTCGTAGTATCGGTCCATACTCATTGATTACACAGCAGCCACTTGGTGGTAAGGCACAGTTTGGTGGTCAGCGTTTCGGAGAGATGGAGGTCTGGGCAATTGAGGCCTTCGGTGCATCTCATGTTCTCCAGGAAATCTTGACAATCAAGTCTGATGATGTAGTTGGCCGTTCAAAGGCTTACGAGGCTATCGTTAAGGGTGAACCAATGCCAACTCCAGGTATTCCAGAGTCACTGAACGTGTTGTTACACGAGCTTCGTGGTCTCGGTCTCAGTGTCAAACTTGATTAA
- the rplL gene encoding 50S ribosomal protein L7/L12, which yields MADVKAIAEELVNLTVKEVNELATVLKDEYGIEPAAAAVAVAGPAAAAAGGAAEEKSDFDVVLVDAGANKLKVVKAVKEACGLGLKEAKDLVDGAPSTLKEGMAKAEAENLKAAIEAEGAKVELK from the coding sequence ATGGCAGACGTAAAAGCTATTGCAGAAGAGTTAGTAAATCTTACTGTTAAGGAAGTAAATGAGTTGGCAACTGTCCTCAAGGACGAGTATGGTATTGAGCCTGCAGCTGCAGCTGTTGCTGTAGCTGGTCCTGCTGCAGCTGCTGCAGGTGGCGCAGCTGAGGAGAAGTCAGATTTTGACGTAGTTCTCGTTGACGCTGGTGCTAACAAGCTCAAGGTTGTTAAGGCTGTTAAGGAGGCTTGTGGTCTCGGTTTGAAGGAAGCTAAGGACCTCGTAGACGGTGCACCTTCTACTTTGAAGGAGGGTATGGCTAAGGCTGAGGCTGAGAACCTGAAGGCTGCTATTGAGGCTGAGGGTGCTAAGGTTGAGTTGAAGTAA
- the rplJ gene encoding 50S ribosomal protein L10 yields MKKEVKDTIIAELGEKLKNYPHFYLVDVTGLNAEATSSLRRKCFKSEINMVVVKNNLLHKAFEASDVDFEPLYGSLKGNTAVMFSQTANVPAKLLKEYKKEGIPALKAAYAEESLFIGADKLEELAALKSKNELIADVVALLQSPAKNVISALQSGAGTIHGVLKTLGERPE; encoded by the coding sequence ATGAAGAAAGAAGTAAAAGATACAATTATCGCTGAACTCGGTGAGAAGTTAAAGAACTATCCTCATTTCTATTTGGTTGATGTAACTGGATTGAATGCTGAGGCTACAAGTTCTCTTCGCCGTAAGTGTTTCAAGAGCGAAATCAATATGGTTGTTGTGAAGAATAACCTTCTTCACAAAGCTTTTGAAGCTTCAGATGTAGATTTTGAACCACTGTATGGTTCTTTGAAGGGTAATACAGCAGTTATGTTTTCTCAGACTGCTAATGTACCAGCAAAGTTGTTGAAGGAGTATAAGAAGGAAGGTATTCCAGCTCTCAAGGCAGCTTATGCAGAGGAATCTCTGTTTATTGGTGCTGACAAACTCGAAGAACTTGCAGCTCTCAAGAGCAAGAACGAACTTATTGCAGACGTTGTGGCATTGCTCCAGTCTCCAGCAAAGAACGTTATTTCTGCTCTCCAGTCAGGTGCTGGCACCATCCATGGTGTGCTTAAGACTTTAGGCGAGCGTCCTGAGTAA
- the rplA gene encoding 50S ribosomal protein L1, translated as MSKLTKNQKSVAEKVEAGKVYSLAEASQLVKEITTTKFDASVDVDVRLGVDPRKANQMVRGVVSLPHGTGKVTRVLCLCTPDQEAAAKEAGADYVGLDEYVEKIKGGWTDIDVIITMPSCMGKLGPLGRVLGPRGLMPNPKSGTVTMDVAKAVKDVKQGKIDFKVDKAGIIHTSIGKVSMTAEQICGNAKEFISTVIKLKPAAAKGTYIKSIFISSTMSKGVKIDPKSAE; from the coding sequence ATGAGTAAACTGACAAAAAATCAGAAATCAGTAGCTGAGAAGGTTGAAGCAGGGAAGGTATATTCATTGGCAGAAGCATCACAGTTGGTAAAAGAAATTACCACTACTAAGTTTGACGCTTCTGTAGATGTTGATGTACGTCTCGGTGTTGACCCACGTAAAGCTAACCAGATGGTTCGTGGCGTTGTGTCACTTCCACATGGTACTGGTAAGGTTACACGTGTGCTTTGTCTCTGTACACCAGATCAGGAGGCTGCCGCTAAGGAAGCTGGTGCTGATTATGTTGGTCTTGACGAATACGTTGAAAAGATCAAGGGCGGATGGACTGATATTGATGTTATTATCACTATGCCATCATGCATGGGTAAGTTAGGTCCTTTGGGTCGTGTACTCGGTCCTCGTGGCTTGATGCCAAACCCAAAGAGCGGTACTGTGACTATGGATGTTGCTAAGGCAGTAAAGGACGTTAAGCAGGGTAAGATTGACTTTAAGGTTGATAAGGCTGGTATTATCCATACTTCAATCGGTAAGGTTAGTATGACTGCTGAGCAGATTTGTGGTAACGCAAAGGAGTTTATCTCTACTGTTATCAAGCTGAAGCCTGCTGCTGCTAAAGGTACATATATCAAGAGTATCTTTATTTCTAGCACAATGAGTAAGGGTGTCAAGATTGATCCTAAATCAGCTGAATAA
- the rplK gene encoding 50S ribosomal protein L11: MAKEVAGLIKLQIKGGAANPSPPVGPALGSKGINIMGFCKEFNARTQDKAGKVLPVVITYYNDKSFSFIIKTPPAAVQLMEAAKVKGGSGEPNRKKVASVTWEQVRAIAEDKMPDLNCFTVESAMKLIAGTARSMGITVKGDFPGK, encoded by the coding sequence ATGGCTAAAGAAGTAGCTGGATTAATCAAATTACAGATTAAAGGTGGCGCTGCAAATCCTTCCCCTCCAGTAGGCCCAGCATTGGGTTCTAAGGGTATTAATATCATGGGATTTTGTAAGGAGTTCAACGCCCGTACCCAGGACAAGGCTGGTAAAGTTCTTCCAGTCGTAATTACCTACTACAACGATAAGTCTTTCAGCTTTATCATTAAGACTCCTCCTGCAGCTGTACAGCTCATGGAAGCTGCTAAGGTGAAAGGTGGATCTGGAGAGCCAAACCGCAAGAAGGTTGCATCCGTAACTTGGGAGCAGGTAAGAGCTATCGCAGAAGACAAAATGCCAGACCTCAACTGTTTCACAGTAGAGAGTGCAATGAAGCTTATTGCTGGTACTGCTCGTAGTATGGGTATCACTGTAAAAGGGGACTTCCCTGGTAAATAA
- the nusG gene encoding transcription termination/antitermination protein NusG, translating into MADTEKKWYVLRAVSGKEAKVKEYIDAQLRLNEKLAERVFEVLLPMEKHATVRKDGKRVVKEKLSLPGYVLVQANMTPDVASTLRFMPNVLGFLGGMSEPSPVRQADINRLLGNVEDTELEEVQNVPYMVGETVQVTDGPFSGFHGIIEEVNAEKHKLKVMVMIFGRQNPLELSFMQVAKEE; encoded by the coding sequence ATGGCAGATACAGAAAAGAAATGGTATGTTCTTCGTGCTGTCAGCGGTAAAGAGGCAAAGGTAAAAGAATATATCGATGCTCAATTACGTCTGAACGAAAAACTTGCTGAGCGTGTTTTTGAGGTTTTACTACCTATGGAAAAACACGCAACTGTGCGTAAAGATGGAAAGCGTGTTGTCAAGGAGAAATTAAGTCTCCCTGGTTATGTGCTTGTTCAGGCCAATATGACTCCTGACGTAGCTTCTACGTTGCGTTTCATGCCTAATGTCTTAGGATTCCTCGGAGGTATGTCTGAACCATCACCTGTACGCCAAGCAGATATTAATCGTCTGTTGGGTAATGTGGAAGATACTGAACTTGAAGAGGTTCAGAATGTACCATATATGGTTGGTGAAACTGTTCAGGTTACTGATGGTCCTTTCAGTGGTTTCCATGGTATTATCGAAGAGGTGAATGCCGAGAAGCATAAGCTGAAAGTGATGGTGATGATTTTTGGTCGGCAGAATCCATTGGAGCTAAGTTTTATGCAAGTCGCAAAAGAAGAATAG